One Xiphias gladius isolate SHS-SW01 ecotype Sanya breed wild chromosome 13, ASM1685928v1, whole genome shotgun sequence genomic window carries:
- the acp2 gene encoding lysosomal acid phosphatase, which yields MLSTAVLFFLTVGSVCEQAAPEKKLVYVTVLFRHGDRSPVKAYPTDPHQESAWPQGFGQLSQEGMRQHFELGQFLRNRYKGFLNESYDRHEISVRSTDYDRTLMSAEANLAGLYPPTGQQVFKPNLRWQPIPVHTVPQSEERLLSFPLGDCPRYKQLMNDTEHTEEFINVTTTYQDIIELVRNKTGLNKTNVESVWSVYDTLYCESLHNMSAPDWVTPDVMEKLKVLKDFGFKVMFGVYKQQEKSRLQGGILLDAIVKNLSKMAVPDPKQQLKMMMLSAHDTTVAALQASLNVFNGRQPPYASCQIFELYRDDNSSVSVSMFYRNDSSVDLYRLQLPGCSLDCPLEDFVRLTMPSISQDRDKECQVPSEGRNKEVIISLVVSGCLLFFLIVLLLGVICWQKDPISNQGYHHVINQEVGEES from the exons TTGTTTCGGCATGGTGACCGGTCACCAGTCAAAGCCTATCCTACCGACCCACACCAAGAGAGTGCCTGGCCACAAGGCTTTGGACAGTTATCACAG gAGGGGATGAGGCAGCACTTTGAGCTGGGCCAGTTCCTGAGGAATCGATACAAAGGATTCCTCAACGAATCCTATGACAGACATGAG ATCTCCGTTCGCAGCACAGACTACGATCGCACCCTGATGAGCGCTGAGGCCAACCTGGCAG GTCTCTACCCTCCCACTGGTCAGCAGGTCTTCAAACCCAACCTGAGGTGGCAGCCAATACCTGTACACACGGTGCCGCAAAGTGAAGAGAGG cttctctcatttcctctggGAGACTGTCCTCGCTACAAACAGCTGATGAAtgacactgaacacacagaagAATTTATTAATGTCACCACTACATACCAG gACATCATTGAACTGGTGAGGAATAAAACAGGACTGAATAAGACCAACGTGGAATCAGTCTGGAGTGTGTACGACACACTCTACTGTGag tccCTTCACAACATGTCAGCTCCTGACTGGGTGACTCCTGATGTGATGGAAAAGCTCAAAGTGCTAAAAGACTTTGGATTTAAG GTCATGTTTGGGGTCtacaaacaacaagaaaagaGCCGGCTGCAGGGAG GTATCCTCTTGGATGCAATAGTGAAGAACCTTTCCAAGATGGCTGTCCCAGACCCGAAACAGCAACTCAAAATGATGATGCTGTCAGCG CATGACACCACTGTAGCTGCTCTACAGGCCAGCTTGAATGTGTTCAATGGAAGACAGCCGCCATATGCCTCCTGTCAAATATTTGAGCTGTACAGAGATGACaacag ctcTGTTTCGGTGTCGATGTTTTACCGGAATGACAGCTCAGTGGATTTGTACCGGCTGCAGTTACCAGGCTGCTCCCTTGACTGCCCCCTGGAGGACTTTGTGAGACTTACAATGCCCTCAATTTCACAAGACAGGGACAAGGAGTGTCAGGTGCCTTCTGAGGGGAGAAATAAAG aGGTGATCATCAGTCTGGTGGTGTCCGGctgtctcctcttctttctcatcgtcctcctcctcggGGTGATTTGTTGGCAAAAAGATCCAATCAGCAACCAGGGATACCACCATGTGATCAACCAAGAGGTCGGCGAGGAATCCTGA
- the gpr137c gene encoding integral membrane protein GPR137C produces MFSAGEEVNSHLFTSVKESHGAAISPTLELSLTTIYTGLYSFLFVFVYLQLWLILHYGHKRFSYQSVFLFLCLLWAALRTTLFSFYFKNVVQANQLQPLAYWLLYCCPVCLQFFTLCLLNLYFTQVMFKAKAKYSPELTKYKVPLRLFFLLLSVFFLVVNLTCALLVQGALERSESPSDGGIRHAVLARVLINDSLFVLCAVSLAVCIFKIAKMSSANVYLESKGTSVCQATAIGAVVILLYTSRACYNLVVVALSPQDRPSPFNYGWYSVSDQADVQEISGEAYIVFGIILFFWELLPTSLVVVFFRVQRPNQNLAPGGMINSHSFSSRAYFFDNPRRYDSDDDLSRSINSRADRASLLSTTPQLGASSWYGSIQCNGILTADVASAQQPTSSTAPVLFAYGNIQSHHHHHNYYSTPQNNNYHHHHHSNYYSTPQNYYCGSQTYFCTPQN; encoded by the exons ATGTTTTCGGCAGGAGAGGAGGTTAATTCCCATTTGTTTACCTCAGTGAAGGAGTCCCATGGAGCTGCAATCTCCCCAACACTGGAGCTCAGTCTAACTACCATCTACACTGGCCTCTACtctttcctgtttgttttcgtTTACCTGCAGCTCTGGCTTATTTTGCACTACGGACACAAGCGCTTCAGCTAccagagtgtgtttttgtttctgtgtttgctgtggGCAGCGCTGAGGACGACCCTCTTctctttctactttaaaaatgtggtgCAGGCCAACCAGCTGCAGCCTCTGGCCTACTGGCTGCTCTACTGCTGCCCCGTCTGCCTGCAGTTCTTCACTCTCTGCCTGCTCAACCTCTACTTTACACAG gtGATGTTTAAGGCTAAAGCCAAGTATTCCCCAGAGCTCACCAAATACAA GGTTCCTCTACGTTTGTTCTTCCTGcttctcagtgtgtttttcctgGTGGTGAATCTAACTTGTGCATTGTTAGTGCAAGGAGCTCTGGAGCGCTCAGAATCACCAAG TGATGGGGGTATCAGACATGCAGTCTTGGCCCGTGTCCTGATCAACGACAGTCTGTTCGTCTTGTGTGCCGTCTCTTTGGCCGTCTGCATCTTCAAGATTGCCAAGATGTCCTCTGCCAACGTTTACCTTGAGTCCAAG GGTACATCGGTGTGCCAGGCGACAGCCATAGGAGCCGTGGTGATTCTCCTCTACACATCAAGAGCCTGTTACAACCTGGTGGTGGTGGCTCTGTCACCACAGGACAGACCCAGTCCCTTTAATTATGGCTGGTACAGTGTGTCTGATCAG gcTGACGTGCAGGAGATCAGTGGTGAAGCCTATATCGTGTTTGGGATCATTTTGTTCTTCTGGGAGCTGCTACCTACCAGTTTAGTGGTGGTTTTCTTCAGAGTCCAAAGACCCAACCAAAACCTG GCTCCGGGAGGGATGATCAACAGCCACAGTTTCAGCTCCAGAGCTTATTTCTTTGACAACCCTCGACGATATGATAGTGACGACGACCTGTCCAGAAGCATCAACAGTAGGGCTGATCGGGCCAG CCTTCTCTCCACCACTCCCCAGCTAGGTGCATCTAGTTGGTATGGCTCCATCCAGTGCAACGGCATTCTGACAGCGGACGTTGCATCCGCCCAGCAACCGACATCTTCCACCGCCCCCGTGCTCTTTGCCTATGGAAACATCCAGagtcaccaccatcaccacaactACTACTCCACCCCGCAGAACAACAActaccaccaccatcatcacagTAACTACTATTCCACGCCACAAAATTATTACTGCGGGTCCCAAACATATTTCTGCACCCCACAGAATTAA
- the txndc16 gene encoding thioredoxin domain-containing protein 16, with protein MMWMCIAAFLLWTRSGGCTEKANTSDLLEYTAADFYEKLHSGKMMFVYFEHKVSPTISLFLVELEKSAEVLKDYGVLVGKVNCNKELVHTYCTDERLLHTAFLFRGGKEFLGLDLDTVFDVNSIVSEVLFAILREEVKYVHTDADLLAMEKAARGQKDIVLGHVRSLGTQEHRSMMETAYVYGSKYQFILITGGPVLKHLGVNESSHLSQVWFLHCTVHSGFMTPMTSERCPLTRMRKPLSILSLHSFLQLMEAPLVSEVYDDPSMVPPPQFPYQQTPQVFLFSRPATEHLDLDTATTLAWRLRGIALLLLVQRQSPAVKTPDEYNAAYRLPEKSLEVKYMTLHNLDEVLEIFTNQEKEGEEEEDEEEDEDEGLEDEEDSDFGKLDDEIAASVYENRGNLLDMDSITQLTSDNFHTTVAQSSLTVALFYLRWDAVSMAFLSSFIEVAERLADSEVDDVQMSAIDCGEWTDLCAAQPGSSLPALFQPITAFPSILLLRPKVSAQHYRGMLGSEALHRFIMLSRPASPAWLSTQDEVILFLQEVPHPELAGYKPDRVLGLFKTKTHAGVPVFTEAAKSMRGEVLTGLLTDGLADKWATDHTVDFPTVLVFPSWGSHTHPSAVPVSSSAEELLAHVNTALLHPMPELTVENLPSFLSLSKALLLLFVGEEEDEIGRRQNQALVEEMRRVVELGEGKMERYLACWIHLGRTPAGMSVLGSYLGSMPPLPALVLTHLPSGGEIYQYPPNTPIVASSVLQWLQRIEGGTESPAGMLAKDSWPPAVKFYDFLKIMDTQEPGSTKQQTPKEEEEEEGDEEEVNAEEDLVVAEATDSSSSSAAPDANPNTHSEL; from the exons ATGATGTGGATGTGTATTGCTGCTTTCCTGTTGTGGACGAGGTCAGGAGGATGCACAGAGAAGGCCAACACATCAGACCTGCTTGAATACACTGCTGCAGACTTCTATGAGAAATTGCATTCTGGGAAGATGATGTTTGTCTATTTTGAGCATAAAG tctctccaaccatctctctcttcttggtGGAGCTGGAGAAGTCTGCTGAAGTTCTGAAGGATTATGGAGTACTGGTTGGCAAG GTCAATTGCAATAAAGAGCTGGTTCACACATACTGCACAGACGAAAGGCTATTGCACACAGCTTTTCTGTTCAG GGGTGGTAAGGAGTTCTTGGGTTTGGATTTGGACACCGTGTTTGATGTCAACTCCATAGTCTCTGAAGTCCTGTT TGCCATCCTGCGTGAAGAGGTCAAGTACGTCCACACGGATGCTGACCTCCTGGCCATGGAGAAGGCAGCCAGGGGGCAAAAGGATATTGTGCTGGGTCATGTCCGCAGTTTGGGAACACAAG AGCACAGATCGATGATGGAGACAGCATATGTGTATGGATCCAAATACCAGTTCATCCTCATAACAGGAGGACCAGTCCTGAAACATTTAGG TGTGAATGAATCGTCCCACTTGTCGCAAGTGTGGTTCCTCCACTGTACAGTTCACAGTGGGTTCATGACCCCGATGACCTCTGAGCGCTGCCCTTTGACCCGCATGAGGAAACCCCTGTCCATCCTCAGCCTGCACTCCTTCCTGCAGCTCATGGAGGCTCCACTGGTG TCTGAAGTATACGATGACCCCTCCATGGTCCCGCCCCCCCAGTTCCCCTACCAGCAGACCCCTCAGGTCTTCCTCTTCTCTCGTCCCGCCACCGAGCACCTGGACCTGGACACAGCCACCACTCTGGCTTGGAGGCTCCGGGGCATTGCCCTGCTGCTGCTCGTACAGAG GCAGAGTCCTGCAGTGAAAACTCCCGATGAATATAATGCCGCTTACAGGCTGCCTGAGAAG AGTTTAGAGGTGAAGTATATGACCTTACACAACCTTGATGAGGTGTTGGAGATCTTTACAAAtcaagagaaagagggagaggaggaggaggatgaagaggaggacgaggacgagGGGTTGGAGGACGAGGAGGATTCAGATTTTG GTAAGCTGGACGACGAGATTGCAGCGTCTGTCTACGAAAACCGTGGCAACTTGCTGGACATGGACTCAATTACCCAACTGACCTCTGACAACTTCCACACTACAGTAGCACAAAGCAGCCTGACAGTGGCACTCTTCTACCTCAGAT GGGATGCTGTTTCAATGGCTTTTCTCAGCTCCTTCATTGAAGTTGCAGAGAGGCTTGCAG ACTCTGAGGTCGACGATGTCCAGATGAGTGCGATCGACTGCGGAGAGTGGACCGACCTCTGTGCCGCTCAGCCAGGCAGTTCCCTCCCGGCCCTgtttcagccaatcacagcctTCCCCAGCATCCTGCTGCTCCGCCCCAAGGTGTCGGCCCAGCACTACAGAGGCATGCTGGGTAGTGAGGCACTGCATCGCTTCATCATGCT GAGCCGCCCAGCTTCTCCTGCATGGCTATCCACCCAGGATGAAGTGATATTGTTTCTACAGGAAGTGCCTCATCCTGAGCTAGCAGGCTATAAGCCTGACAGAGTACTGGGACTGTTTAAGACTAAAACACATGCAG GAGTACCAGTATTTACAGAAGCAGCAAAGTCAATGAGGGGAGAGGTGCTAACTGGCTTGTTGACAGACGGGCTGGCAGACAAATG GGCCACAGACCACACTGTGGACTTTCCCACAGTGTTGGTGTTTCCATCTTGGGGGTCACACACCCATCCCTCTGCGGTGCCTGTGTCCTCCTCTGCTGAAGAGCTTCTCGCACACGTCAACACTGCACTGCTCCATCCAATG CCTGAGCTGACGGTGGAAAACCTgccatccttcctctctctgagtAAAGCCCTCCTACTCCTCTttgtgggagaggaggaggatgagattGGACGGAGGCAGAACCAGGCGCTGGTGGAGGAGATGAGACGAGTGGTAGAGTTGGGAGAAGGGAAGATGGAGAGATATCTAGCCTGCTGGATCCACCT GGGCCGTACTCCAGCTGGTATGTCTGTCCTGGGGTCATACCTGGGCTCTATGCCCCCCCTCCCTGCACTAGTCCTCACCCATTTGCCCTCTGGAGGTGAAATCTATCAGTACCCCCCCAACACCCCCATAGTGGCCTCCTCTGTCCTGCAATGGCTGCAGAGGATTGAGGGTGGAACTGAATCACCAGCAG ggATGTTGGCTAAGGATAGCTGGCCTCCTGCTGTCAAGTTCTATGACTTTCTGAAAATCATGGACACGCAGGAACCCGGCTCCACCAAGCAGCAAACTCctaaagaggaagaagaagaggagggggacgAGGAAGAGGTGAATGCGGAAGAGGATTTAGTGGTAGCAGAGGCAACAGattcctcctccagctctgctgCTCCTGATGCCAACCCTAACACTCACTCTGAACTGTAG